The sequence CCGTGGACGTCGCGGCTGAAGTGAACCCCCAGGAACGGGTTGCGGATGTCCGGAACCGGATAGATGTTCCCCCGCACGGTGTGGGAGAGTCCCTTCCGCAGTTTCCGGTAGATTCCCTTGAACGGGATGAGGCGGTACCGGCGGGCGACCCCGAACAGGTGCGCGACCCGGTCGCAGTGGGCGCCGGCGGCGTTCACGAACTTGCGGAACGAGATTTCCCCCCTGCTGGTGACCGCCTTCCGGGAGCCTTTCACCCCTGTGAACAGGCAACCGGTCGCCAGGGTCACCTTCCCTCCCGTCTCCAGGTCCTTCCGGAGGGAGGCCAGGATCGCCGCCGGGTCGACGCAGGCGGTATCGTGGGAGAAGAGGGCCTTTCCCGCCGTGCGCGCGTTCGGCTCGATGCCGGCCAGCTGCGCCTCGTCGATCATCTCCACCTTCGCCCCGTTCGCCATGGCGCGGCGCATCAGCTCGGAAAGCGCGGGAATCTCCCCCTCGTCGCGCGCGACGATCACCTTGCCGTTCTCCTGAAGCGGCAGTCCCTTCTCCCGGCAGTAGGCCCGCATCAGGAAATTCCCGTTGAGGCACGACTTCGCCTTCAGGCTGTCGGGGGCGTAGTAGATCCCGGCATGCAGGACGCCGCTGTTGCGCCCCGACGCGTGCATCCCCGGGGCGGCCTCCTTTTCGACGATGACGATGTCTTCGTACCCCGCCATGACCAGGCTGCGGGCGAGCGTGAGACCGATGATCCCCGCCCCCACGATGAGCACATCCGCTTTCTCCGGCACCAGGGACGAACCCGCCGACATCGCTCTTCCCCGCCGCGCGCCTATTCCCCGACCACCTGGACGATGATCTCCCGCCTTCTCTCCCGGTTGTCGAAGTCGAGGAAGACGATCTGCTGCCAGGTCCCCAGGGCGAGATTCCGGTTCACGAGAGGGACGCTGATCGACGGCTTGAGGAGGGCCGCCCGGACATGGGAGAAGCCGTTGCCGTCCCCCCATCGCCGGTCGTGCTCGTAGGGGACGTTCGAGGGAACGATCTTCTCGATCACGTTCGCGAGGTCCCGCAGGACGCCCGTCTCGTACTCGATCGCGGTGAGGGAGCACGTCGACCCGGGGCAGAAGACGGTGGCGAGCCCGTTCGCGATGCCGGAGCGGCCGACCGCCGCGGCGACTTTCCCCGTGACGTCGATGATGTCGCAGAACCCTTTCGCCGACAGGGAAAACGTTTCCGTGAATACCATGGGTAACCTCGTATACTATGTTCTTTATTTCCGTATATCATGATCCCGCGGGCACCGTA comes from Candidatus Deferrimicrobiaceae bacterium and encodes:
- the lhgO gene encoding L-2-hydroxyglutarate oxidase, producing MSAGSSLVPEKADVLIVGAGIIGLTLARSLVMAGYEDIVIVEKEAAPGMHASGRNSGVLHAGIYYAPDSLKAKSCLNGNFLMRAYCREKGLPLQENGKVIVARDEGEIPALSELMRRAMANGAKVEMIDEAQLAGIEPNARTAGKALFSHDTACVDPAAILASLRKDLETGGKVTLATGCLFTGVKGSRKAVTSRGEISFRKFVNAAGAHCDRVAHLFGVARRYRLIPFKGIYRKLRKGLSHTVRGNIYPVPDIRNPFLGVHFSRDVHGEVYLGPTAIPAFGRENYGIFSGIDREGASIALSDAVLFFRNAKFREVALTEPRKFGKRAFFRDAARLVKVLSPSDIEPSEKVGIRAQLVDWQTKELVMDFQVIADGDAIHILNPISPAFTSSMDIARTLVRAHFTGSGPERGGEPS
- a CDS encoding secondary thiamine-phosphate synthase enzyme YjbQ, yielding MVFTETFSLSAKGFCDIIDVTGKVAAAVGRSGIANGLATVFCPGSTCSLTAIEYETGVLRDLANVIEKIVPSNVPYEHDRRWGDGNGFSHVRAALLKPSISVPLVNRNLALGTWQQIVFLDFDNRERRREIIVQVVGE